The Sesamum indicum cultivar Zhongzhi No. 13 linkage group LG6, S_indicum_v1.0, whole genome shotgun sequence genome has a segment encoding these proteins:
- the LOC105163008 gene encoding probable boron transporter 2 — translation MEESFVPFRGIKNDIQGRMLCYKQDWTSGFKAGFRILAPTTYIFFASAIPVISFGEQLERNTDGVLTAVQTLASTAVCGIIHSIIGGQPLLILGVAEPTVIMYTFMFNFAKQRQDLGREMFLAWSGWVCVWTAALLFLLAILGACSIINRFTRLAGELFGMLIAMLFMQQAIKGLVEEFRIPKRENSSLTEYMPSWRFANGMFGLVLSFGLLLTALRSRKARSWRYGSGWLRSLIADYGVPLMVLVWTGVSYIPTKSVPEGIPRRLLSPNPWSPGAYENWTVIKDMLNVPVLYILGAFIPATMIAVLYYFDHSVASQLAQQKEFNLRKPPSFHYDLLLLGFLTLMCGLLGIPPSNGVIPQSPMHTKSLATLKHQLLRNRLVATARQSIKKNASLGQLYGNMQEAYQQMQTPLIYQEPSHRGLKELKESTIQLASSMGSFDAPVDETVFDVDKEIDDLLPVEVKEQRVSNLLQAIMVGGCVAAMPALRMIPTSVLWGYFAFMAIESLPGNQFWERILLLFTAPSRRYKVLEDYHATFVETVPFKTIAMFTIFQTTYLLLCFGLTWVPIAGVLFPLLIMLLVPVRQYMLPKFFKGVHLQDLDAADYEEAPAVPFNIPAEGEVGGRLSFAEGGEILDGIITRSRGEIKHICSPKITSSSATPAKDGKLQSPRISEKAYSPRISELRGERTPRSGGRGPHSPWMGEIGASNLGISPRNLASNQ, via the exons ATGGAAGAATCATTTGTGCCCTTTCGTGGGATTAAGAATGACATTCAAGGGAGGATGCTCTGTTACAAGCAAGACTGGACTAGTGGCTTCAAGGCTGGTTTCAG GATACTGGCACCTACGACCTATATATTCTTTGCGTCTGCTATTCCAGTGATTTCATTTGGTGAACAACTGGAGAGAAATACAG ATGGAGTTTTAACTGCCGTTCAGACTTTAGCATCCACTGCAGTTTGCGGAATTATACACTCAATCATTGGTGGGCAACCATTACTAATTTTGGGAGTTGCTGAGCCTACTGTCATAATGTACACCTTCATGTTCAACTTTGCTAAACAAAGACAGGATTTGGGTCGTGAAATGTTTCTTGCATGGAGTGGATG GGTATGCGTTTGGACTGCAGCTTTGTTATTCTTGTTGGCTATTTTAGGAGCTTGCTCTATTATCAATAGGTTTACCCGTTTGGCTGGAGAATTGTTTGGAATGCTTATTGCCATGCTCTTCATGCAACAAGCAATCAAA GGACTTGTGGAAGAGTTCCGCATACCAAAAAGGGAAAATTCTAGCCTGACGGAGTATATGCCTTCCTGGCGGTTTGCTAATGGCATGTTTGGTTTGGTGCTGTCATTTGGTTTATTGCTAACTGCATTGAGAAGCCGAAAAGCAAGGTCATGGCGGTATGGGTCTG GTTGGCTCAGGAGCCTTATAGCTGACTATGGGGTACCACTGATGGTGTTGGTGTGGACAGGGGTATCCTACATACCTACTAAAAGCGTACCAGAAGGGATTCCAAGACGTCTCTTGAGCCCAAATCCATGGTCACCTGGTGCCTATGAGAACTGGACTGTGATAAAG GATATGCTGAATGTGCCCGTTCTCTACATACTTGGAGCTTTTATTCCTGCAACAATGATTGCAGTACTCTACTATTTTGACCACAGTGTTGCATCTCAGTTGGCTCAGCAGAAAGAATTCAATTTGAGAAAACCACCTTCTTTCCATTATGACTTACTGCTTCTTGGATTTCTG ACTTTAATGTGTGGTCTTCTTGGCATTCCACCGTCAAATGGTGTAATACCACAGTCCCCAATGCATACAAAAAGTCTAGCTACTCTTAAACACCAG TTACTCAGGAACCGACTAGTTGCTACAGCACGCCAGAGTATTAAAAAGAACGCAAGTTTGGGACAATTGTATGGAAACATGCAAGAAGCATACCAACAAATGCAGACTCCTCTCATCTACCAGGAGCCATCACATAGA GGTCTGAAGGAGTTGAAAGAATCAACCATTCAGTTAGCCTCAAGCATGGGAAGCTTTGATGCTCCAGTTGATGAAACAGTTTTTGATGTCGACAAGGAGATTGATGATTTACTGCCTGTTGAGGTGAAAGAACAGCGTGTCAGCAACTTGCTGCAGGCCATTATGGTTGGAGGATGTGTTGCTGCGATGCCTGCCTTGAGAATGATCCCTACCTCCGTTCTCTGGGGATATTTTGCTTTCATGGCCATTGAAAGTTTACCTGGCAACCAGTTCTGGGAGAGGATATTACTGCTATTCACTGCACCAAGCAGAAGATACAA GGTTTTGGAAGACTACCATGCCACCTTTGTGGAAACCGTGCCTTTCAAGACGATCGCGATGTTTACAATATTTCAGACGACATATTTGCTTCTTTGTTTTGGCCTCACATGGGTTCCAATTGCAGGGGTCCTATTCCCTCTGCTCATTATGCTTTTGGTCCCTGTAAGGCAATACATGCTGCCAAAGTTTTTTAAAGGGGTTCATCTTCAAGACTTGGATGCAGCAGATTATGAAGAGGCACCGGCAGTACCATTCAACATTCCAGCG GAGGGAGAAGTAGGTGGTAGACTTTCTTTCGCTGAGGGAGGAGAGATTTTAGATGGAATTATTACTAGAAGTCGTGGTGAGATCAAGCATATCTGCAGTCCAAAGATCACAAGCTCATCAGCAACCCCTGCCAAAGACGGTAAACTCCAGAGCCCCCGTATATCAGAGAAAGCATACAGTCCACGGATTAGTGAACTGCGAGGAGAAAGAACTCCTCGCTCAGGCGGAAGAGGACCTCACAGTCCGTGGATGGGAGAAATAGGGGCATCTAATTTGGGGATAAGTCCTCGTAACCTGGCTTCAAACCAGTGA